In one Actinomycetota bacterium genomic region, the following are encoded:
- a CDS encoding NUDIX hydrolase, producing the protein MQPVVAVSAICVHEGALLMVRRASGPYAGRWTLPGGKVEPGERLADAVRREVREETSLEVEPGDVAAVREVIGDGHHFVIVVHHARPDGGRVTPGDDASEAAWWPLGQVDGLPTTDGLVPLLRAAGIV; encoded by the coding sequence GTGCAACCCGTGGTGGCGGTGTCGGCGATCTGCGTCCATGAGGGGGCGCTCCTGATGGTGCGCCGGGCGTCCGGTCCTTACGCGGGGCGGTGGACGCTCCCGGGCGGCAAGGTCGAACCCGGGGAGCGGTTGGCCGACGCCGTCCGCCGCGAGGTGCGGGAGGAGACGTCCCTGGAGGTCGAACCGGGGGACGTGGCCGCCGTCCGGGAGGTCATCGGGGACGGACACCACTTCGTGATCGTCGTGCACCACGCCAGGCCGGACGGGGGGCGCGTGACCCCGGGGGACGACGCGAGCGAGGCAGCCTGGTGGCCGCTCGGACAGGTAGACGGGCTCCCGACCACGGACGGGCTCGTCCCGCTCCTGCGCGCGGCCGGGATCGTCTAG